Below is a genomic region from Rhododendron vialii isolate Sample 1 chromosome 5a, ASM3025357v1.
agtgtagctcaacctatcatcattttcaggtacacctcaagggcattgattttggagtgcatgAAGTGCATCTTTTACATCGTATCTTTTGAAAGCCGACAATCAGGAGTTGTTCTAGCATCTTTGTATACTcccttttgaaagatgcaattgtaacttcatttgaacGCTTTTGACTTTGGGAATCATGTAATCGCTAAACTTATCCTCTTTTGACTAATTCTGGAAATTGGGCCAAGGTGTCAATATTGTAACTCTATTCAAACTTGATTTTATTCTCTCGCatgaattatgaaaaatattttggggtattatgatgTATTATAACGTTGGACTTTTGTTGGAAatgctattattattatgttgaaaatccagggcgtgacaacttggtatcagagcataggtttagaatacCTCGAGACCGTTGGGAGACTTTTAGgttcatgggttcaaaatcatTACATTTTAACAAAGCTTGGGCATACTTGTGTGAGTGACATTCATTCAActatgtggcattgcatttacGTTACTGTGGGCTTGCATAGAGTTGTTAGACCAGATTGGTGGAGTTATAGATTCGTAGTATATCTGTTGTTGATGATCTCTTTATTGTTTCTTTGTAGAGAGATGCCTCCAAGACATGAGAATAGACAGGGTAGGATTGGGAATCTGAAAATGGGGGCAGGACAGAATCAATTTGCTAGGGAAATTGTAGCAGCACTTGCGGCAGCTAATCTTTTACAACCACCTCCTAGGGAGAATGCGGACAATCGGGCCTTAATAGCCATGCGAGAGTTTAGCCGTACGAATCCACCTCAGTTCGATGGGGAAAGTAACGATCCTCTTGTAGCCGACCATTGGCTTGCACACATGCGTAAGATCTTTAATGCTCTCAAGATTACGGAGGACGACCTACGGGTGAGTATAGTAGCTTGTCAACTTACCGGTgaggcgaatgagtggtgggaatccATTTTAGGAGTAAGGAGAGACGCTCGGAAGGCGGCTAGGGCAGAGAGTCAAGAAAATGAGCCGGATGAGGAAAACCTAACTTGGGCTAAGTTTGAGGAGCTTTTTGAAAACCAATATTTTCCGGAGTCGTATCGTGAGCAACTTAGAAATCAATTTGAGAGGTTAGATCAAGGTAACATGGCCGTTTCAGAATATGCTACTAAGTTTCAGACTTTGTCCCGTTTTGCACCAGAGTTAGTTGCAATCGAGGATAGGAAATGTAGGCGTTTTGAGAAAGGGTTACATCCGTCTATCAAGAAGTTTGTGGTAGGTCAACGAATTGGAAGGTTTTCTGACATTGTCGAGTGCGCTAGAAGTATTGAGTATACAGAGGAGATACCAAAGGAATTGAAAATGCGGGAATCAAGGCAACAAGCCATTAGCAAGAATGTATCTATAGAAACGTTTGAGAGCCAAGGAAGGAAGAGACAAAGAGATCAATTTCAATCCACCTCAGGCCAGCATAGTTCAGAACCACCTAACTTTTCTAGGACGTCAGGAGTATCGTTGGGGTCAACGATTGTGTGTTATCGGTGCCGTCAGTCGGGCCATCGTGCGATGGACTGTCCTCAGGAGAGAGAATATCATGGTCAGAGGCCACCTCGGGTTTGCTACCGGTGTCGTCATCCGGGGCACTTAGCGGTAGATTGT
It encodes:
- the LOC131327364 gene encoding uncharacterized protein LOC131327364, coding for MLKIQGVTTWYQSIGLEYLETVGRLLGSWVQNHYILTKLGHTCVSDIHSTMWHCIYVTVGLHRVVRPDWWSYRFVVYLLLMISLLFLCREMPPRHENRQGRIGNLKMGAGQNQFAREIVAALAAANLLQPPPRENADNRALIAMREFSRTNPPQFDGESNDPLVADHWLAHMRKIFNALKITEDDLRVSIVACQLTGEANEWWESILGVRRDARKAARAESQENEPDEENLTWAKFEELFENQYFPESYREQLRNQFERLDQGNMAVSEYATKFQTLSRFAPELVAIEDRKCRRFEKGLHPSIKKFVVGQRIGRFSDIVECARSIEYTEEIPKELKMRESRQQAISKNVSIETFESQGRKRQRDQFQSTSGQHSSEPPNFSRTSGVSLGSTIVCYRCRQSGHRAMDCPQEREYHGQRPPRVCYRCRHPGHLAVDCPQPTSRGNMQRPTRSGHAPNTELRGNINS